A genome region from Cryomorphaceae bacterium 1068 includes the following:
- a CDS encoding DUF4007 family protein has protein sequence METLIFSGHDTFHCRQFWLKKAYDFTKNGHDFNNDEAVLELGVGKNMVTAIRYWAKCFGVIDKDNSPTGIAEKLLSDNGWDPYLEDFGSLWLLHHELVTGERAPTFSIIFNELIRERPEFDADTYTKFISTRKGDYNENTLKKDFTVFYKTYYADFKSSDIEDSFTGILTELNLIKQLKKTFLDSEGKARAKDVLLIERQSRNEIPLHILLYGIIAQNPGEVSISFDKLYNEPNGIGSVFALSREGLTEALERISSELKYGVIFSNEAGVRELQFKKVLKQEKILEDYYGK, from the coding sequence ATGGAGACACTTATATTTTCTGGCCATGATACCTTCCATTGCAGGCAGTTCTGGCTAAAGAAGGCGTATGATTTCACGAAGAATGGACATGACTTTAACAATGATGAGGCAGTTCTTGAACTAGGAGTTGGAAAGAACATGGTCACAGCCATTCGCTATTGGGCCAAATGTTTTGGTGTAATTGACAAAGACAACAGCCCGACCGGCATAGCTGAGAAATTGCTTTCAGACAATGGCTGGGATCCTTATTTAGAAGATTTTGGAAGCCTTTGGCTACTACATCATGAACTGGTGACGGGTGAAAGAGCGCCGACTTTTTCGATAATCTTTAATGAACTGATTAGAGAGAGACCTGAATTCGATGCTGATACTTACACCAAATTTATATCTACAAGAAAAGGGGATTACAACGAGAATACGCTCAAGAAGGATTTCACTGTCTTCTACAAAACATACTATGCTGATTTTAAATCAAGTGATATTGAAGATAGTTTCACTGGTATTTTAACCGAACTCAATCTGATCAAGCAATTAAAGAAAACCTTTCTTGACAGTGAAGGCAAAGCAAGAGCCAAGGATGTTTTGCTGATTGAGCGACAGTCAAGAAATGAAATACCATTGCATATTCTGTTGTATGGTATCATAGCGCAAAACCCGGGAGAGGTGTCCATTTCTTTTGATAAACTATATAACGAGCCTAACGGAATTGGGTCTGTGTTCGCATTAAGTCGAGAAGGCCTGACCGAAGCATTGGAAAGAATTTCGAGTGAGCTTAAATACGGCGTAATTTTTAGCAACGAGGCAGGAGTGCGCGAGTTGCAGTTCAAGAAGGTTTTGAAACAAGAAAAAATATTGGAGGATTATTATGGCAAATAA